In Haloarcula marismortui ATCC 43049, the sequence AATTGTTCGAGTATCACGATAGCTACGACGCTGACCGGCCACCTGCCGGCAAACTCTACGTCGATGGAAGCCGGCTTGATGGGTGATATCTGCAGAAGGTCGCTCAGGGAAAACGCATCGGTCGGCAAAACAGGTGGAGCGCTATCAGTCGTCTCTTTCGTCGAGCTGGACCGTTTCCTCGACGATAAGCCGGGGGCCGGCCTCCAGATCGATAAACTCGGCTGCGTCGGCCTGCACTGTTTCGGCAAGGTCTGAATCAAACGCGTCGCTGAGTGCATCCATGTCCTCGAAATACAGCTCAAGCACGCCGTCGTAGGCCGCACGCTCCGGGTCTGTTGGCACGGATGTCACGTAGCGCTGCAACCCCGGCAGATCCTTCGCTAGCTCCGAGTGGTCGCCTTGCCATCGGTCGGCGAACTCCTCGTGAGTGTAGCCATCTCTCCGGACGAGCAAATCAACGATTTTTGTCATGCGTGCGCCATGTCGTCACGGATTGGCTTTTACCTGCCGATCTGGCAGGGCCACCACTGATTCAAGCTACTCGAACAAAACACTTGTAAGTCGATTAGTCATGTGTGTACGTATGGCAATCCCGCCCGCTGTCAACAGGCCGGTCGGAACGATCGAGAGAGCAATCGAGATCATGGAGTATCTCAAGGAACACGACACGGCCACGGTGTCTGAAATGACAGCCCACCTCGACTGTGCGAAGAGTACAACACACAGATACATGAAGACACTCGCGGCCAACAGTCTCCTCGTCGAGGACGATAACGAGTATCAGCTCGGGATCCGCTTTCTG encodes:
- a CDS encoding EthD domain-containing protein, whose product is MTKIVDLLVRRDGYTHEEFADRWQGDHSELAKDLPGLQRYVTSVPTDPERAAYDGVLELYFEDMDALSDAFDSDLAETVQADAAEFIDLEAGPRLIVEETVQLDERDD